One region of Mesobacillus boroniphilus genomic DNA includes:
- the pcaF gene encoding 3-oxoadipyl-CoA thiolase, protein MKEVVIVDAVRTPIGRYNGSLRHIRPDDLGAVVIKALVERNPGLPPSEIEEVVLGNANQAGEDNRNVARMSGLLAGLPVEVAGTTINRLCGSGLDAVNYAARAILAGEGDIFIAGGTESMTRAPFVMAKPNAEFPRGNMEMFDTTIGWRFVNSKLKEMYGTDSMPETAENVAKKFAITREAQDEFAAESQLRSQKAVEAGRFENEIVPVIYEDKKGNKTVIDRDEHPRPGTTVEKLAKLKPLFTDGTVTAGNASGVNDGASALLLMSREKAEELGLKPLAKYIVSATAGLEPSIMGMGPVYAVQKALKRSNLSVEDMDLIELNEAFAAQSLGCIQELGLDQAKVNVNGGAIAFGHPLGASGARILTTLLYEMKKRNSKYGLATMCVGVGQGIATIIENIGER, encoded by the coding sequence GCGGTTGTCATCAAGGCATTGGTTGAGCGCAATCCAGGTTTGCCGCCATCTGAAATTGAAGAGGTAGTTCTAGGAAATGCGAACCAGGCTGGCGAAGACAATCGGAATGTCGCAAGGATGTCTGGACTTTTGGCTGGACTGCCGGTCGAGGTGGCTGGTACAACAATCAACCGTCTATGCGGATCTGGCCTCGATGCCGTCAATTATGCGGCAAGGGCAATTTTAGCGGGTGAAGGCGATATCTTTATCGCAGGTGGCACTGAAAGCATGACAAGGGCGCCATTCGTGATGGCAAAGCCTAACGCGGAATTCCCGCGCGGCAATATGGAAATGTTCGATACAACCATTGGCTGGCGTTTTGTGAACAGCAAGCTGAAGGAAATGTACGGAACAGACAGCATGCCTGAGACGGCCGAGAACGTGGCGAAAAAGTTTGCCATCACCAGGGAAGCCCAGGATGAATTTGCTGCGGAAAGCCAGCTTCGCTCACAAAAAGCAGTGGAAGCCGGGCGTTTTGAAAATGAAATCGTTCCAGTCATTTATGAAGATAAAAAGGGTAATAAGACAGTAATTGATCGAGACGAACATCCACGGCCAGGTACTACAGTCGAAAAGCTGGCAAAACTGAAGCCTTTATTCACGGATGGAACTGTTACAGCAGGCAATGCTTCGGGAGTGAATGATGGTGCATCCGCACTGCTGCTGATGAGCCGTGAAAAGGCGGAGGAGCTTGGACTAAAGCCGCTGGCGAAATATATTGTGTCAGCGACAGCAGGACTGGAACCGTCCATCATGGGCATGGGGCCTGTTTACGCAGTTCAGAAGGCTCTGAAGCGTTCAAATCTCTCTGTTGAGGATATGGACTTGATTGAATTGAACGAGGCGTTCGCAGCCCAATCACTAGGTTGCATCCAGGAGCTGGGACTTGATCAGGCAAAGGTGAATGTCAATGGCGGAGCAATTGCATTTGGACATCCGCTAGGGGCAAGCGGCGCGAGGATTTTGACAACCCTTTTATATGAAATGAAAAAGCGGAATTCCAAGTATGGACTTGCGACCATGTGTGTAGGTGTCGGCCAGGGAATTGCCACGATTATCGAGAATATAGGAGAGAGATAA
- a CDS encoding enoyl-CoA hydratase-related protein, which translates to MNNIKFQKEQHIAYVTIDRQESLNCFNYETLQELGDLVDRLHTDTDVRVVIFTGAGEKAFSAGADLKERKHLSDADVRRNVKKIRDVFSAIAELPQPTIAAVNGFAFGGGFELMLACDFKIAADSALMGMTEVSWGIIPGAGGTQRLSRLVGDMKAKELILTARKISAEKAYELGILTGVESKENVINASKELAKEILQNAPIAVRQAKYAIQHGSSTDLQTGLAIESKAYEVTIPTKDRLEALNAFSEKRKPVFTAQ; encoded by the coding sequence ATGAACAACATTAAATTCCAGAAAGAGCAGCATATCGCATATGTGACGATTGACCGTCAGGAGTCGCTGAACTGTTTCAATTATGAAACACTTCAGGAGTTAGGCGATTTAGTAGACAGGCTGCATACAGATACAGACGTAAGAGTGGTCATTTTTACCGGAGCAGGGGAAAAAGCCTTCAGCGCAGGTGCGGACTTGAAAGAAAGAAAGCATCTTAGTGACGCCGATGTGCGCCGTAACGTCAAGAAAATCCGGGATGTTTTCAGTGCAATTGCCGAATTGCCTCAGCCGACGATTGCTGCCGTGAACGGCTTTGCTTTTGGCGGCGGGTTTGAACTTATGCTTGCCTGTGACTTTAAAATTGCTGCTGATAGCGCCTTAATGGGGATGACAGAGGTGAGCTGGGGCATCATTCCAGGTGCAGGCGGAACTCAGCGTCTATCAAGGTTGGTTGGGGATATGAAAGCGAAGGAATTAATTCTTACAGCAAGAAAAATCTCTGCTGAAAAGGCTTATGAGCTGGGAATTCTCACTGGCGTTGAATCGAAGGAGAATGTCATCAATGCCAGCAAGGAGCTTGCAAAAGAAATTCTGCAGAATGCTCCAATTGCTGTTAGGCAGGCTAAGTATGCAATCCAGCATGGCAGCAGCACAGACCTGCAAACAGGGCTGGCAATTGAATCTAAAGCTTATGAGGTTACTATTCCTACAAAGGATCGCCTGGAAGCATTGAATGCATTCAGTGAAAAACGCAAGCCAGTTTTTACAGCCCAATAA
- the paaX gene encoding phenylacetic acid degradation operon negative regulatory protein PaaX, translating to MNTRSMIFTLYGDYISHYGSKIWIGSLIRLLNEFGHNDQSVRAAISRMNKQGWVQAEKIGNKSYYSLTPRGQKRIDEAGKRIFKLKPEDWDGKWRILMYTIPEEIRNVRDELRKELIWSGFGSMSNSFWISANNLERQVRDLIEKYEIEQYVDFFVAEYKGPHENQRLVEKSWDLQDINAKYQEFISEYSQKYIIDKNKIQKGSMTDAECFVERTKLVHEYRKFLFFDPGLPEELLPEKWLGSHAAALFSEYYKELAEPASRFFESVFKEGNEIKHKDVDYNVMDHPYILE from the coding sequence TTGAATACAAGATCAATGATTTTTACCTTATACGGTGATTATATCTCCCATTATGGAAGCAAGATTTGGATTGGCAGCCTGATCCGGCTGCTGAATGAATTTGGCCACAATGACCAGTCAGTGAGAGCGGCGATTTCACGCATGAATAAGCAGGGCTGGGTCCAGGCTGAAAAAATCGGGAATAAGAGCTATTATTCGCTGACGCCTCGAGGTCAAAAGAGGATTGATGAGGCAGGCAAGCGTATTTTTAAATTGAAGCCTGAAGACTGGGACGGCAAGTGGAGAATCCTGATGTATACGATTCCTGAGGAAATCCGCAATGTCCGAGACGAGCTTCGGAAGGAACTGATCTGGAGCGGCTTCGGATCGATGTCGAACAGCTTCTGGATTTCGGCCAATAATCTCGAGAGACAGGTAAGGGACCTGATCGAAAAATATGAAATCGAACAATATGTCGATTTCTTTGTTGCCGAATACAAAGGCCCGCATGAAAATCAGCGCCTCGTTGAAAAAAGCTGGGACCTGCAGGACATCAATGCGAAATACCAGGAATTCATCAGTGAGTACAGCCAGAAATACATCATCGATAAAAACAAAATCCAAAAGGGAAGCATGACTGATGCCGAATGCTTCGTGGAACGTACAAAGCTGGTGCATGAATACAGGAAGTTCCTCTTCTTTGACCCAGGACTGCCTGAAGAACTTTTACCTGAAAAATGGCTGGGAAGCCACGCCGCCGCATTATTCAGCGAATACTATAAAGAACTCGCAGAACCAGCATCCCGCTTCTTTGAGTCCGTCTTCAAAGAAGGAAACGAAATCAAGCATAAAGACGTGGACTATAACGTAATGGACCACCCGTATATATTAGAATAG
- a CDS encoding P1 family peptidase has product MKVRDRGIVVGRMSPGTNNCLTDVPGVKVGHVTLDFPLDDKGEEYACTGVTAILPHGGNLFKEKVTAASYVLNGFGKTTGLVQVNELGTIEAPIMLTNTFAVPAVTQGTLEYMLAENEEIGETTGTINIVVGECNDSYLNSIRHFPLRPEQAIQAIKTASERPAVEGAIGAGKGMVCFGHKGGIGTASRIINGATPYTIGCLVLSNFGKKEEFMAERYGIDSIKSGISETADGSIIIILATNALLSDRQLLRLAKRSGIGLGRTGSHFSNGSGDIVIAFSTANQTTHYSDESVQTSSRIRDDHPVMNELFTAAAESAEEAILNSLSQAETTKGRKGRVVEAYPFL; this is encoded by the coding sequence ATGAAAGTACGCGATAGAGGGATTGTGGTTGGCAGGATGTCCCCCGGGACCAATAACTGTCTAACCGATGTGCCGGGTGTAAAGGTCGGCCATGTAACATTGGATTTTCCGCTGGATGACAAAGGCGAGGAGTATGCCTGTACTGGGGTGACGGCAATCCTGCCGCATGGCGGAAATTTGTTCAAAGAGAAGGTTACAGCCGCTAGCTACGTCCTTAATGGCTTTGGAAAAACGACTGGTCTCGTCCAGGTGAACGAACTCGGAACGATCGAGGCTCCAATTATGCTGACTAATACATTTGCGGTACCCGCTGTTACCCAGGGTACGCTGGAATACATGCTTGCTGAAAATGAAGAGATTGGAGAGACGACGGGTACCATTAATATTGTCGTCGGTGAATGCAATGACAGCTACTTAAACTCGATTCGGCATTTTCCTTTAAGACCTGAACAAGCAATACAAGCGATTAAAACAGCTTCAGAGCGGCCGGCAGTTGAAGGTGCAATCGGAGCGGGAAAAGGTATGGTTTGCTTCGGTCATAAAGGCGGCATTGGAACAGCCTCAAGGATTATAAATGGCGCAACACCTTATACGATTGGCTGTCTCGTGCTCAGCAACTTCGGTAAAAAAGAGGAGTTCATGGCAGAAAGATATGGGATTGATTCAATAAAATCAGGAATATCCGAGACAGCAGATGGTTCCATCATCATCATCCTTGCCACAAATGCCCTGTTGAGTGATCGCCAGCTGTTGCGGCTGGCAAAGAGATCTGGAATCGGCCTCGGCCGGACAGGCAGTCATTTCAGCAATGGAAGCGGTGATATTGTGATTGCTTTTTCAACTGCCAATCAAACAACCCATTATTCGGACGAATCAGTTCAAACAAGCAGCCGGATTAGGGATGACCATCCAGTGATGAACGAGCTCTTCACTGCAGCAGCAGAATCAGCCGAGGAAGCAATCCTGAATTCATTATCGCAGGCAGAAACTACTAAAGGGAGAAAAGGCAGAGTGGTTGAGGCTTACCCTTTTTTGTAG
- a CDS encoding NAD(P)H-dependent oxidoreductase, which produces MRDKETLKQEILDAFRYRHATKEFDPNKKIPEEDFRFILETGQLSPSSFGFEPWRFLVVQSEELREKVKNTAWGAFGKLPEASHFVIILARTKVDTKYDSEYLQDHFRNKKKMPEDFMANYLKRIEEFQKSDFNLLEGDRPLFDWACKQTYIVLANMMTAAAQIGIDSCPIEGFNFEKMNKLLADEGLLDDGHFGISVMCAFGYRVKEPNPKTRRPLDDIVKWV; this is translated from the coding sequence ATGCGTGACAAAGAAACATTGAAGCAGGAGATTCTTGACGCTTTCCGTTATAGGCATGCCACAAAGGAATTTGACCCGAACAAAAAGATTCCAGAGGAAGACTTCCGTTTTATCCTGGAGACCGGCCAGCTATCGCCAAGTTCTTTTGGGTTTGAACCATGGCGCTTTCTTGTTGTCCAGAGTGAAGAGCTCCGCGAGAAAGTTAAGAATACCGCCTGGGGAGCGTTTGGCAAGCTTCCGGAAGCAAGTCATTTTGTGATTATCCTTGCGAGGACAAAAGTTGATACAAAATATGACTCTGAATATCTGCAGGATCATTTTAGAAATAAGAAGAAAATGCCTGAGGACTTCATGGCTAATTACCTTAAACGAATCGAGGAATTCCAGAAGTCTGATTTTAATCTGCTCGAGGGAGACCGTCCGCTATTTGATTGGGCATGCAAGCAAACTTATATCGTCCTTGCCAATATGATGACGGCAGCAGCACAAATTGGGATTGATTCATGCCCAATTGAAGGTTTCAATTTCGAAAAAATGAATAAACTTCTCGCAGATGAGGGTTTGCTGGACGATGGCCATTTCGGAATTTCCGTCATGTGTGCGTTCGGCTATCGTGTAAAAGAACCGAATCCAAAGACAAGAAGACCATTAGATGACATAGTTAAATGGGTATAG
- a CDS encoding gamma carbonic anhydrase family protein, whose translation MILSYLEKKPVIDETVFQAPGSYIIGDVKIGKNSSVWFNAVLRGDEDTITIGESCSIQDNVTCHLYEGSPLVIEDEVTVGHNAILHGCTIKKRCIIGMGSTILDGAEIGEECIIGANTLIPAGKKIPPRSLVVGAPGKVVRGIGDKDLELIQLSIDTYVQKGKEYRETLKGIK comes from the coding sequence TTGATTCTAAGTTATTTAGAGAAAAAACCTGTCATTGATGAAACAGTTTTCCAGGCACCCGGGAGCTACATCATCGGTGACGTGAAAATCGGCAAAAATTCCAGCGTGTGGTTCAATGCAGTTTTGCGTGGGGATGAGGATACGATAACCATAGGAGAGAGCTGCAGTATCCAGGATAACGTCACTTGCCATCTTTATGAGGGTTCACCGCTTGTCATTGAAGATGAAGTCACGGTCGGACACAATGCGATCCTTCATGGGTGCACTATTAAGAAAAGATGCATAATCGGAATGGGCTCTACAATCCTTGATGGAGCAGAAATCGGTGAGGAATGCATTATCGGGGCGAATACTTTGATTCCCGCGGGCAAGAAAATACCACCTCGCTCCCTTGTTGTTGGAGCACCCGGAAAAGTCGTAAGGGGAATCGGCGACAAGGATCTTGAACTGATCCAGTTATCAATCGATACATATGTTCAAAAGGGAAAGGAATACCGGGAAACTTTAAAAGGCATCAAATAA
- a CDS encoding NAD(P)H-dependent flavin oxidoreductase codes for MNGITSVLGIKYPIIQGGMGNISNAVLTAAVSEAGGLGTIGAGTMHAEEVEQIILETKLRTLKPFSVNVALSVSPNVVEILRLAVKHKVQVVTLSAGNPAPFIPKLKEAGIKIITVVASVKQAKKAEAAGADLLVAEGYEAAGINSNLETTTLALIPQIVAQVNIPVVAAGGIGDGKGLAAMLALGASGVQMGTRFIATREAPFHENYKQKLLQASDHETVIVGRSVGRIRRLLNTSYADKLLEAEKKGITPEEFAELTNEDIHKKGALEGSEENGFMNGGQVAGLVSDIPSVQELLDRMVKEAKDRLRIVELLL; via the coding sequence GTGAATGGGATTACTTCTGTTCTGGGCATAAAATATCCAATCATCCAGGGTGGAATGGGGAACATCAGCAATGCTGTTTTAACAGCTGCTGTATCCGAAGCGGGCGGCCTTGGCACAATTGGTGCCGGAACGATGCATGCTGAAGAAGTGGAGCAAATTATTCTTGAAACAAAATTGAGGACATTAAAGCCTTTTTCGGTGAATGTGGCATTGAGTGTTTCGCCGAATGTGGTGGAAATCTTGCGCCTGGCTGTTAAGCACAAGGTTCAAGTAGTAACATTATCAGCGGGTAATCCTGCACCTTTCATTCCCAAGCTAAAAGAGGCTGGAATCAAGATTATTACCGTTGTAGCGTCTGTAAAGCAAGCCAAAAAAGCGGAAGCTGCAGGTGCTGATCTTTTAGTGGCTGAGGGATATGAAGCTGCCGGAATTAACTCGAACCTGGAAACGACGACATTGGCGCTTATTCCTCAGATTGTCGCCCAGGTAAACATACCGGTTGTAGCAGCGGGAGGAATTGGTGACGGAAAGGGTCTTGCAGCCATGCTTGCACTTGGAGCCAGCGGTGTACAGATGGGCACGAGGTTCATCGCCACAAGGGAAGCTCCATTCCATGAAAACTACAAGCAAAAGCTTTTGCAGGCAAGCGACCATGAAACGGTCATAGTCGGCAGGTCTGTTGGAAGAATACGCAGGCTGCTGAATACTTCTTATGCAGACAAACTGCTTGAAGCAGAAAAGAAGGGGATTACCCCAGAAGAATTTGCCGAACTGACGAATGAGGATATACATAAAAAAGGTGCGCTGGAGGGAAGCGAAGAAAACGGATTTATGAATGGAGGCCAGGTGGCGGGTCTGGTTTCTGATATCCCGTCGGTACAGGAATTACTTGATCGAATGGTTAAAGAAGCGAAGGATCGACTGAGAATCGTGGAACTTTTACTATAA
- a CDS encoding ABC transporter substrate-binding protein has protein sequence MKKSVKAISLVLASALLMAGCGGNEASNGSSDKDQYKIGLTQFAEHPSLDAATEGFKKALEDKGFKEGDNVTYDFQNAQADMNNTASIANNFVGDKVDLIFANATPSAVAALNATKDIPIIFTSVTDPVGAGLVEAFDKPGDNITGTTDNHPDATKKTIDFMTNEVGAKKIGVIYNAGEQNSEVQLKEVKKLAEANGAKVVEASISTSAEVKQAAESLVGRVDAIYVPTDNTVVSALESVISVANGKKIPLFVGELDSMKRGAVAASGFNYYDIGYQSGLMAAEILSGNKKASEIPVELPKSMTLTINKKAAEEQGVEVKEEWGEDAEFYEE, from the coding sequence ATGAAAAAATCAGTAAAAGCTATTTCTCTTGTTCTCGCCAGTGCCTTGCTAATGGCTGGCTGCGGAGGAAATGAAGCATCAAATGGTTCATCTGACAAAGATCAGTACAAGATCGGCTTAACTCAATTTGCGGAGCATCCATCGCTTGATGCCGCAACTGAGGGCTTTAAGAAAGCTCTCGAGGACAAAGGATTCAAAGAGGGAGACAATGTAACGTATGACTTCCAGAACGCACAGGCTGACATGAATAACACAGCAAGTATTGCGAACAATTTTGTAGGTGACAAGGTCGACCTCATCTTCGCTAACGCTACTCCAAGTGCTGTAGCTGCACTTAATGCAACAAAGGACATCCCAATCATCTTCACTTCGGTGACAGACCCTGTCGGAGCAGGACTTGTTGAAGCATTCGATAAACCTGGCGACAATATCACTGGTACTACCGACAACCATCCAGATGCTACAAAAAAGACAATCGACTTTATGACGAATGAAGTTGGTGCCAAGAAGATTGGCGTGATCTACAACGCTGGTGAACAGAATTCAGAGGTCCAGCTAAAGGAAGTAAAGAAGCTTGCGGAAGCGAATGGGGCTAAGGTGGTCGAAGCATCCATTTCTACCTCGGCTGAAGTAAAACAGGCTGCCGAATCCCTGGTGGGCCGCGTTGATGCCATCTATGTACCTACGGATAATACAGTCGTTTCTGCACTTGAGTCTGTCATTTCTGTAGCCAATGGTAAAAAGATCCCCTTATTTGTAGGTGAGCTTGATTCCATGAAGCGCGGGGCAGTTGCAGCGAGCGGATTCAATTATTACGACATTGGTTACCAGTCAGGCTTGATGGCTGCAGAAATTTTATCAGGCAACAAGAAAGCCTCTGAAATCCCGGTAGAACTTCCTAAATCAATGACACTGACAATCAATAAAAAGGCCGCTGAGGAACAGGGCGTTGAGGTCAAGGAAGAATGGGGAGAGGACGCAGAGTTCTACGAAGAATAA
- a CDS encoding ABC transporter permease, translating into MFTSIFGAFESGIIYAIMALGVYLSFRVLDFPDLTVDGSFVTGAAVAAIMIVNGANPFTATMIALVAGFIAGCLTGLIHTVGKVNALLSGILMMIALYSINLRIMGKSNVPLLNTETAMTGVRDFFEKTGIDAFLNGILTAVGLGDSLPRTWGILLFMIVVTLAIKFLTDAFLKTELGLAIRATGDNKRMIRSFSSNTNLMIILGLGLSNAMVAFSGALIAQQGGFADVGMGIGMIIIGLASVIIGEALFGTKSIARTTLAVIGGSIIYRIVVTLALRVEFLEPGDMKLITAVIVILALTAPKMIESYKEKKRKVKRQLENMQMAAVSSEGKGETGAALKSDS; encoded by the coding sequence TTGTTTACTTCAATATTTGGAGCATTTGAGTCTGGCATAATCTATGCCATCATGGCTCTGGGCGTATATTTATCCTTTCGGGTACTCGACTTTCCAGATCTAACGGTCGACGGCAGTTTTGTAACCGGAGCTGCTGTTGCCGCCATCATGATTGTGAATGGAGCAAATCCCTTTACAGCGACAATGATTGCACTTGTTGCCGGTTTCATTGCTGGCTGTCTGACAGGCCTAATCCATACAGTTGGCAAGGTTAATGCACTTTTATCGGGCATCCTGATGATGATTGCCTTGTATTCTATAAATCTAAGGATCATGGGTAAATCGAATGTGCCGCTGTTGAATACTGAAACTGCGATGACCGGAGTAAGAGACTTTTTCGAAAAAACTGGAATCGACGCATTCTTAAATGGTATTTTGACCGCTGTAGGACTGGGGGACAGCCTACCGAGAACATGGGGGATTCTGCTTTTCATGATTGTCGTGACACTGGCAATCAAATTCCTTACGGATGCGTTCCTTAAGACCGAACTTGGACTTGCAATCCGGGCAACCGGGGATAACAAAAGAATGATCCGCAGTTTCTCTTCCAATACGAATCTGATGATTATCCTTGGCCTTGGCCTATCGAATGCGATGGTAGCTTTTTCTGGGGCTTTGATCGCCCAGCAGGGTGGTTTTGCTGATGTCGGCATGGGTATCGGAATGATCATTATTGGCCTTGCTTCCGTTATTATCGGGGAGGCGCTGTTTGGTACAAAATCGATTGCTAGAACCACTCTTGCTGTTATTGGAGGATCGATTATCTATCGAATCGTTGTCACACTGGCACTAAGGGTCGAGTTCCTCGAACCAGGCGACATGAAGCTGATAACCGCTGTGATCGTGATTCTGGCACTGACTGCACCGAAAATGATAGAAAGCTATAAAGAGAAAAAACGGAAGGTTAAAAGACAGCTTGAAAACATGCAGATGGCAGCTGTTTCTTCTGAAGGAAAGGGTGAGACTGGTGCTGCACTTAAATCAGATTCATAG
- a CDS encoding ABC transporter ATP-binding protein, whose translation MLHLNQIHRVFNEGTPDEKIALDNINLTLDKGDFVTVIGSNGAGKSTLMNIISGVMIPDHGQVELDGKDVTYMSEYNRSKMIGRVFQDPMAGTAPSMTIEENLAIAYSRNKRRTLRLGVTKKRRELFQEVLESLHLGLENRLNAKVGLLSGGERQALSLLMATFTEPSILLLDEHTAALDPARAELITNLTKEIVDKYHLTTLMVTHNMQQALDLGNRLIMMDKGQIILEVNEEQKAKLTIEDLLNEFQRIRGTKMASDRALLS comes from the coding sequence GTGCTGCACTTAAATCAGATTCATAGAGTCTTCAATGAGGGTACTCCAGATGAGAAAATCGCCCTGGATAATATTAATCTTACACTGGATAAGGGAGACTTTGTTACAGTCATCGGCAGTAACGGTGCCGGAAAGTCAACATTAATGAACATTATTTCCGGTGTAATGATTCCTGACCACGGCCAGGTGGAACTGGACGGTAAGGATGTAACCTACATGTCTGAATACAACCGCTCAAAAATGATCGGTCGTGTCTTTCAGGATCCGATGGCCGGCACCGCTCCGAGTATGACAATTGAAGAAAACCTTGCGATTGCCTATTCAAGGAACAAGCGCCGCACGCTTCGCCTTGGCGTTACGAAAAAACGTCGGGAGCTTTTCCAGGAAGTGCTTGAGTCACTTCACCTCGGTCTTGAAAATCGCCTCAACGCCAAGGTTGGATTGTTATCTGGCGGAGAACGGCAAGCATTATCCCTGCTGATGGCCACATTCACGGAACCATCCATCCTTTTATTGGATGAGCATACCGCGGCACTTGATCCTGCACGTGCCGAGTTAATTACCAATTTAACAAAAGAAATCGTCGATAAATACCATCTAACTACACTGATGGTCACACATAACATGCAGCAGGCACTCGACCTCGGAAACAGGCTGATCATGATGGACAAAGGCCAGATCATCCTCGAAGTAAATGAAGAACAAAAAGCAAAACTGACAATCGAAGACCTGCTTAATGAATTCCAGCGAATCCGCGGAACAAAAATGGCAAGCGACAGGGCTTTATTAAGCTAG
- a CDS encoding thioesterase family protein — protein MMRDGLIAGRTASIDVIVTPDMFASFDGKVVHPVYSTVSMVYHMEWVSRQIIVPFLEDHEEGMGGAVTVKHIAPCIEGAEVTVTATVTGLQANTILTNVRAESKGRLVGVGEVKQVVLPKERITELLTGS, from the coding sequence ATGATGCGAGATGGCTTAATAGCTGGGCGTACAGCCTCCATCGATGTCATTGTTACACCAGATATGTTTGCCAGCTTTGATGGGAAAGTCGTCCATCCAGTATACTCAACTGTTTCGATGGTGTATCACATGGAATGGGTATCCCGGCAAATTATAGTTCCTTTTTTAGAGGATCATGAAGAAGGTATGGGTGGTGCGGTGACAGTTAAGCATATTGCTCCATGTATCGAAGGAGCCGAGGTAACCGTAACAGCAACCGTCACAGGTCTCCAAGCCAATACCATTCTTACTAATGTAAGGGCAGAAAGTAAGGGGCGTCTTGTAGGAGTGGGGGAAGTCAAACAAGTAGTCCTTCCTAAAGAGAGGATAACTGAATTACTTACAGGCAGCTAA
- a CDS encoding Leu/Phe/Val dehydrogenase, translating to MDMFEQIREHEQVVFCNDEATGLKAIIAIHSTRLGPALGGCRMYPYKSVDDALEDVLRLSKGMTYKCAAADVDFGGGKAVIIGDPTKDKSPELFRAFGQFVESIQGRFYTGTDMGTDPEDFVHALKETNCIVGVDEVYGGSGDSSVPTAQGVIFGLQATSKALWDTDDLSGKSYAIQGLGKVGYKVAEYLLENGADLYVTDINQNAIAQIVKKAEEMGAGIKVVNSDEIYSQPADIFIPCAMGGIINDDTIPQLQVKAVAGSANNQLREERHGHILQEKGILYAPDYIVNAGGLIQVADELYSPNKERVLMKTKAIYNSLLNIYRQAEREGITTVEAANKFCENRIEARTRRNSFFSHMKRPKWAVRM from the coding sequence ATGGATATGTTTGAACAAATTCGTGAGCACGAGCAGGTAGTATTTTGTAATGATGAAGCAACTGGATTAAAGGCGATTATTGCAATTCATAGTACCCGGTTGGGACCAGCTTTGGGCGGGTGCCGTATGTATCCTTATAAATCAGTTGACGATGCACTAGAAGATGTACTGCGACTTTCAAAAGGGATGACGTATAAATGCGCTGCGGCGGATGTAGATTTCGGTGGAGGAAAGGCTGTCATCATTGGTGACCCTACAAAGGATAAGAGCCCTGAATTGTTCAGAGCATTTGGCCAGTTTGTTGAGTCGATCCAGGGCCGTTTTTATACAGGAACAGACATGGGGACGGATCCGGAAGACTTTGTCCACGCACTAAAAGAAACGAATTGCATCGTTGGCGTAGATGAAGTGTATGGCGGAAGCGGAGACTCTTCAGTACCAACTGCTCAGGGCGTCATCTTTGGATTGCAGGCAACAAGCAAAGCTCTTTGGGATACGGATGATTTGTCCGGGAAATCCTATGCGATCCAGGGGCTGGGGAAGGTAGGCTACAAGGTAGCAGAGTATCTTCTGGAAAATGGTGCAGATCTATATGTAACAGATATCAATCAAAATGCGATCGCCCAAATTGTCAAGAAAGCGGAGGAAATGGGAGCAGGAATCAAGGTCGTAAACAGCGACGAAATTTATTCACAGCCTGCCGACATTTTCATCCCGTGCGCAATGGGCGGAATCATTAACGATGACACAATTCCTCAACTCCAGGTAAAAGCAGTGGCCGGTTCTGCGAACAATCAGCTCAGGGAAGAACGCCATGGCCACATCCTTCAGGAAAAAGGAATCCTTTATGCGCCTGATTACATCGTCAATGCTGGAGGATTGATCCAGGTGGCGGATGAGCTGTACTCACCAAACAAGGAACGAGTCTTGATGAAGACGAAGGCAATCTATAATTCTCTTTTAAATATATACAGGCAGGCAGAGCGAGAGGGAATCACGACAGTTGAAGCTGCGAATAAATTTTGCGAAAACCGGATCGAAGCCAGAACAAGACGCAATAGCTTTTTCTCACATATGAAGCGTCCAAAATGGGCAGTGAGGATGTAA